The Flavobacterium piscisymbiosum genome includes a region encoding these proteins:
- the sprC gene encoding gliding motility protein SprC: MIRKITLSFFNVFLLFGIIIFTGSSSYAQVKSINPQVLDFDRICAGPGGNQYSAKFTYAGFPAGTVFVVELSTNNFVSTITANTISALDPAVNQKEILFSVPTDLPGSDTYSLRVSAAGFSSSKFVSFGLKTSFPIYYRAHDRQFTINNFSGNAAFCTGGSYVLTIDPDSTNPINDSPLKYTFLNYNWYRDNGATALPTLVAGASGPSYTVTTPGIYYVETNYGTCTSESYSNRVTVTAAGGGSAVTISSSLGNPFCPSADGTVLTATSGNKYTWKKDGAAFGGNTRTIKATDSGIYTVEVDFGGCVASGSIDLKSNSFNASIDVAEEFQLEEGETLNVSVTTDATSPTYEWYLNNNIISGATSGSYVVAAIGIYKVRISQSSGCVTSKEFIFKAKGKAGPSSVIPNIISLSGASPYWNIPDEYKNANTKVMIISSNGDMVLDVSNYQGDWPQTSIDFKNVNPVYYYVIKGDAGEKKGSITVIR; the protein is encoded by the coding sequence ATGATTCGAAAAATTACTTTATCTTTTTTTAACGTTTTTCTATTATTTGGTATAATTATTTTTACCGGATCAAGTTCTTATGCGCAGGTCAAATCGATAAACCCACAGGTTTTAGACTTTGACAGAATCTGTGCAGGACCTGGTGGTAACCAATATAGTGCAAAATTTACTTATGCTGGATTTCCTGCAGGGACAGTTTTTGTTGTTGAACTTTCAACCAACAATTTTGTATCTACAATTACTGCCAACACAATATCAGCTTTAGATCCTGCGGTAAACCAAAAAGAAATACTTTTTTCTGTTCCCACTGATCTTCCGGGATCCGATACATATAGCCTTAGAGTTTCTGCGGCTGGTTTTTCAAGCAGCAAGTTTGTTTCTTTTGGTTTAAAAACTTCTTTTCCAATTTATTACAGAGCACATGACAGGCAGTTTACCATAAATAATTTTAGTGGTAATGCGGCATTTTGTACAGGAGGTAGTTATGTCCTGACAATTGATCCTGATTCAACTAATCCTATAAACGATTCACCGTTAAAATATACTTTTTTAAACTATAACTGGTATAGAGATAATGGTGCAACTGCACTTCCAACTCTTGTTGCCGGTGCTTCAGGACCAAGTTATACCGTAACTACTCCGGGAATTTATTATGTAGAAACAAATTACGGAACCTGTACTTCTGAATCTTACTCAAATCGTGTAACTGTTACAGCAGCAGGTGGTGGTTCAGCAGTTACAATCAGTTCAAGTTTAGGAAATCCTTTTTGTCCAAGTGCTGACGGGACAGTATTAACAGCAACAAGTGGTAATAAATATACATGGAAAAAAGACGGGGCTGCATTTGGTGGTAATACCCGTACTATTAAAGCAACAGATTCTGGTATTTATACTGTAGAAGTTGACTTTGGTGGTTGTGTTGCAAGTGGATCAATAGATCTTAAAAGCAATAGTTTTAATGCCAGTATTGATGTTGCCGAGGAGTTTCAACTTGAAGAAGGTGAAACTTTAAACGTTAGTGTTACAACAGATGCTACAAGTCCTACTTACGAGTGGTACTTAAACAACAATATTATTTCGGGAGCTACATCAGGTAGTTATGTGGTAGCCGCTATTGGTATTTATAAAGTTAGAATTTCGCAGTCTTCAGGATGTGTGACTTCTAAAGAATTTATTTTTAAAGCCAAAGGAAAAGCAGGTCCTTCTTCAGTTATTCCAAACATAATTAGTCTGAGTGGTGCGAGCCCATATTGGAATATCCCGGATGAATATAAGAATGCAAATACCAAGGTTATGATTATAAGTTCGAATGGCGATATGGTTCTTGATGTTAGCAATTACCAGGGAGATTGGCCTCAGACTTCAATCGATTTTAAAAATGTAAATCCAGTTTATTACTATGTCATTAAAGGCGACGCAGGTGAGAAAAAAGGATCAATAACTGTGATAAGATAA
- a CDS encoding ATP-binding protein produces MQFSQILGQDYIKSHLIKSASSGRIPHAQLFIGPEGSGTLSTAIAYAQYILCSNTGNENSNGNDSCNLKFQNISHPDLHFIYPTVTTEDVKTKPKSLDFIQDWRTFIQEMPYGGLFDWYKILGVQNKQGEIRVEDATEVLKSLSLKSYEGGYKIMIIWMADKMNIAASNKLLKLLEEPSDKTIFILISENEEDIIQTIRSRCQVIHFNGLPEKVIAEALISKENIDEKTAFKIAHQAQGNFSKALHLLKEDDSEYPFEQWFVNWVRAAFRAKGNAAAIQDLISWSEEIAALGRESQKKFIQFCIEMFRQALLLNYEAPTLVYIEPKVEKFKLENFAPFVNGNNIHEIFKELSDAMYHIERNGNAKIILTDLSIKLTRLIHKK; encoded by the coding sequence ATGCAATTTTCTCAAATTTTAGGTCAAGATTACATCAAAAGTCACTTGATAAAAAGTGCATCTTCCGGACGAATTCCGCATGCACAATTATTCATTGGGCCAGAAGGAAGTGGCACACTATCAACGGCCATCGCTTACGCGCAATATATTTTATGCAGTAATACAGGAAACGAAAACTCAAACGGAAATGATTCCTGCAATTTGAAGTTTCAAAACATTTCGCATCCCGATTTGCATTTTATTTACCCAACAGTTACCACCGAAGACGTCAAAACCAAACCAAAAAGTTTAGACTTTATTCAGGATTGGCGCACTTTTATTCAGGAAATGCCTTATGGAGGTTTATTTGACTGGTATAAAATTCTGGGCGTTCAAAACAAACAAGGAGAAATTCGTGTTGAAGATGCTACAGAAGTTTTAAAATCACTTTCGTTAAAATCTTACGAAGGAGGTTATAAAATCATGATTATCTGGATGGCCGATAAAATGAACATCGCCGCATCAAATAAACTTTTAAAATTATTAGAAGAGCCTTCGGATAAAACAATTTTTATTCTGATTTCTGAAAACGAAGAAGATATTATTCAAACCATACGTTCCCGTTGTCAGGTAATTCACTTTAACGGATTACCCGAGAAAGTTATTGCCGAGGCTTTAATTTCAAAAGAAAATATCGACGAAAAAACAGCTTTCAAAATTGCACATCAGGCACAAGGAAATTTTAGCAAAGCCTTGCATCTTTTAAAAGAAGATGACTCAGAATATCCTTTTGAGCAATGGTTCGTCAATTGGGTTCGTGCCGCTTTTAGAGCCAAAGGAAATGCAGCTGCGATTCAGGATTTAATATCCTGGAGCGAAGAAATTGCAGCTCTTGGACGTGAAAGCCAAAAAAAATTCATTCAGTTTTGTATCGAAATGTTTCGTCAGGCATTATTGCTTAATTATGAAGCTCCAACTTTAGTTTATATTGAACCAAAAGTTGAAAAATTTAAATTAGAAAATTTTGCTCCTTTCGTAAACGGAAATAACATTCATGAAATTTTCAAAGAACTTTCAGATGCCATGTATCATATTGAAAGAAACGGAAATGCAAAAATAATTTTAACTGATTTATCTATAAAACTGACTCGTTTAATTCATAAAAAATAG
- a CDS encoding DoxX family protein gives MYNNVASILLLAFLALTFLQSGYEKIFYWKDNVDWLKGHFAKTPLKNQVPLALLHLLILELISGILCVVGAIQLLTNSGREFGFYGAIFSCICLLMMLFGQRLAKDYDGARTIVIYFIPAVMAVYWLN, from the coding sequence ATGTATAACAATGTTGCCTCCATTTTACTATTAGCCTTTTTAGCCTTAACCTTCTTACAATCAGGATACGAAAAAATATTTTATTGGAAAGATAATGTCGATTGGCTTAAAGGGCATTTTGCCAAAACACCATTAAAAAACCAAGTACCACTTGCACTTTTGCATCTTTTAATTCTTGAATTAATTTCCGGAATTTTATGCGTAGTTGGCGCCATACAATTACTAACAAACAGTGGCCGCGAATTTGGTTTTTACGGAGCCATATTTTCTTGTATTTGTTTGTTAATGATGCTTTTTGGGCAAAGATTAGCCAAAGATTACGACGGTGCGAGAACCATTGTAATCTATTTTATTCCGGCAGTAATGGCTGTTTACTGGTTGAATTAA